The proteins below are encoded in one region of Buttiauxella gaviniae:
- a CDS encoding efflux RND transporter permease subunit: MAKFFIERPIFAWVLAIILMIAGALAILQLPVAQYPTIAPPAVAVTATYPGADAQTVQDTVTQVIEQNMNGIDNLMYMSSTSDSAGGVTITLTFKSGTSPDIAQVQVQNKLQLAMPLLPQEVQQQGISVEKSSNSFLLVAGFISDNPNLTQDDISDYVASNIKDAISRTNGVGDVQLFGAQYAMRIWLNADALNKYQLNPGDVVNQLKLQNDQVAAGQLGGTPAVKNQQLNASIIAQTRLRDPIEFGKVTLKVNPDGSVVHLSDVARIELGGENYNTVAKINGQAAAGLGIKLATGANALDTAAGIKAKLASLQPYFPQGMKIVYPYDTTPFVKISIHEVVKTLFEAIILVFLVMYLFLQNLRATLIPTIAVPVVLLGTFAVLSAFGYSINTLTMFGMVLAIGLLVDDAIVVVENVERVMVEDHLSPKEATKKSMEQIQGALVGIAMVLSAVFIPMAFFGGSTGAIYRQFSITIVSAMALSVLVALILTPALCATLLKPIDSQTHEKTGFFGWFNNKFNQSAHHYTDSVSNILGSTGRYLLLYLIIVVGMAVLFLRLPTSFLPEEDQGVFMTMVQLPAGATQERTQKVLDQVTHYYLDTEKANVESVFTVNGFSFSGQGQNSGIAFISLKPWDERSGKENAVGAIVERATKAFSKIRDGLVFPFNLPAIMELGTATGFDFELIDQANLGHQQLTSARNELMGMVAKHPDMLTRVRPNGLEDTPQYKLEIDQEKAQSLGISLADINQTIASALGGTYVNDFIDHGRVKKVYVQADARFRMLPQDINNLYVRSSNGQMAPLSAFSSSHWMYGSPRLERYNGLPSMELLGEAAPGKSTGEAMVLMEQLASKLPSGIGYDWTGMSYQERLSGNQAPALYAISLVVVFLCLAALYESWSIPFSVMLVVPLGVVGALVAAAMRGLNNDVYFQVGLLTTIGLSAKNAILIVEFAKDLMEKEGKGLIEATLDAVRMRLRPILMTSLAFILGVMPLVLSRGAGSGAQNAVGTGVMGGMLSATLLAIFFVPVFFVVIRERFSKRKSD, encoded by the coding sequence ATGGCTAAGTTTTTCATTGAACGACCAATTTTTGCCTGGGTACTGGCGATCATTTTGATGATTGCCGGTGCACTTGCGATCCTCCAGTTGCCTGTCGCCCAGTATCCGACGATTGCGCCTCCGGCTGTTGCGGTGACGGCGACCTACCCAGGCGCGGACGCTCAAACGGTGCAGGACACCGTAACCCAGGTTATCGAACAGAATATGAACGGCATCGATAACCTGATGTACATGTCTTCCACCAGTGATTCTGCGGGTGGCGTGACGATCACTCTGACCTTTAAATCAGGCACCAGCCCGGATATCGCTCAGGTTCAGGTGCAGAATAAATTGCAGTTGGCGATGCCGTTGCTGCCGCAAGAAGTCCAGCAGCAGGGGATTAGCGTTGAGAAATCATCGAACAGTTTCTTGCTGGTGGCCGGGTTTATTTCTGATAACCCCAACCTTACCCAGGATGATATTTCCGACTATGTGGCATCCAACATTAAAGATGCGATTAGCCGAACCAACGGGGTAGGGGATGTTCAGCTATTTGGTGCGCAGTATGCGATGCGTATCTGGCTTAATGCGGATGCGTTGAATAAATACCAGCTCAACCCCGGTGATGTGGTTAATCAACTGAAATTGCAAAACGACCAGGTTGCCGCCGGGCAATTAGGTGGCACGCCTGCGGTTAAAAATCAGCAGCTTAACGCATCTATCATTGCCCAGACACGTTTACGCGACCCGATTGAGTTTGGCAAAGTGACGCTGAAAGTGAACCCGGATGGCTCGGTGGTGCATTTAAGCGACGTGGCACGTATTGAGTTGGGCGGTGAAAACTACAATACGGTGGCGAAGATTAACGGGCAGGCCGCAGCAGGCCTAGGTATTAAGCTTGCTACAGGGGCGAATGCGCTGGATACCGCTGCCGGTATAAAAGCAAAACTGGCCTCGTTACAGCCTTACTTCCCGCAAGGGATGAAAATCGTTTACCCGTACGACACCACCCCCTTTGTGAAGATATCCATCCATGAAGTGGTGAAAACGCTGTTTGAGGCCATCATCCTGGTCTTCCTGGTGATGTATCTCTTCCTGCAAAATCTGCGTGCGACATTAATTCCCACCATTGCGGTGCCGGTTGTTTTACTGGGGACATTCGCCGTTCTTTCTGCGTTTGGTTATTCGATCAATACCCTCACCATGTTTGGTATGGTGCTGGCGATTGGCCTGCTGGTCGACGATGCAATTGTGGTGGTAGAAAACGTCGAGCGCGTGATGGTCGAAGATCATCTTTCCCCGAAAGAAGCCACCAAAAAATCGATGGAGCAGATTCAGGGCGCGCTGGTGGGGATTGCCATGGTGCTGTCGGCGGTATTTATTCCGATGGCCTTCTTTGGCGGTTCAACCGGGGCAATATACCGTCAATTCTCAATAACTATTGTTTCGGCGATGGCGCTCTCCGTGTTGGTGGCGTTGATTCTGACGCCTGCCCTGTGCGCGACGTTGCTTAAACCAATCGATTCCCAAACCCATGAAAAAACCGGTTTCTTCGGCTGGTTTAACAATAAATTTAACCAAAGCGCTCATCACTACACCGACAGCGTCAGCAATATTTTAGGCAGTACCGGGCGCTATCTGCTGCTGTACCTGATTATTGTCGTTGGGATGGCGGTGTTATTTTTGCGTCTGCCTACCTCATTCCTGCCCGAAGAGGACCAGGGCGTGTTTATGACCATGGTGCAACTTCCTGCGGGTGCGACCCAGGAAAGAACGCAAAAAGTGCTCGACCAGGTAACGCATTATTATCTGGATACCGAAAAGGCCAACGTTGAATCGGTGTTTACCGTTAACGGTTTTAGCTTCAGCGGGCAGGGGCAAAACTCCGGGATTGCGTTTATTAGCCTGAAACCCTGGGATGAACGCTCCGGCAAGGAGAACGCTGTGGGTGCCATCGTTGAACGCGCCACCAAAGCCTTCAGCAAAATTCGTGATGGCCTGGTCTTCCCGTTTAACTTACCCGCCATTATGGAGCTGGGTACAGCCACCGGTTTTGACTTTGAACTGATCGACCAGGCAAACCTCGGCCATCAGCAGCTAACCAGTGCGCGTAATGAGCTGATGGGCATGGTGGCAAAACATCCTGATATGTTGACGCGTGTGCGCCCGAATGGGCTTGAGGACACCCCTCAATACAAGCTGGAAATCGATCAGGAAAAAGCGCAGTCCCTGGGGATTAGCCTTGCGGATATCAACCAGACCATTGCCAGCGCGTTGGGCGGCACCTATGTGAACGACTTTATCGATCACGGGCGTGTGAAAAAGGTGTATGTGCAGGCGGATGCGCGTTTTCGCATGTTGCCGCAGGATATTAATAATCTGTATGTGCGCAGCAGTAACGGGCAGATGGCGCCGCTCTCGGCTTTCTCTTCCTCCCATTGGATGTACGGATCGCCGCGCCTTGAGCGCTACAACGGTTTGCCATCCATGGAACTGCTGGGCGAGGCGGCTCCGGGGAAAAGTACCGGTGAGGCGATGGTGCTTATGGAGCAACTGGCGTCTAAGCTGCCGTCCGGGATTGGCTATGACTGGACGGGCATGTCGTATCAGGAAAGGCTTTCTGGAAACCAGGCCCCGGCGCTATACGCTATCTCGTTAGTGGTGGTGTTCCTGTGTCTGGCGGCTCTTTATGAGAGCTGGTCGATACCGTTCTCGGTGATGCTGGTGGTGCCGCTGGGCGTGGTTGGGGCATTAGTCGCCGCTGCGATGCGCGGTTTGAATAATGACGTCTATTTCCAGGTCGGGCTGCTGACGACGATTGGCCTGTCGGCGAAAAACGCAATTTTGATTGTGGAATTCGCGAAGGATCTGATGGAAAAAGAGGGCAAAGGCTTAATTGAAGCCACGCTCGATGCGGTGCGCATGCGTCTGCGGCCAATTCTGATGACATCGCTGGCGTTTATTCTGGGGGTAATGCCGCTGGTATTAAGCCGTGGGGCCGGGAGCGGGGCGCAAAACGCTGTCGGGACGGGGGTCATGGGCGGGATGTTGTCAGCGACATTGCTGGCTATCTTCTTTGTACCGGTGTTCTTTGTCGTGATACGAGAGCGATTTAGTAAGCGTAAATCGGATTAA
- a CDS encoding efflux RND transporter periplasmic adaptor subunit: MKKYGEFIILPSVLLIAAGVLTGCNDKGDEKAQLPTPQVNVYTVKAAPLAVTTELPGRTDAFRVAEVRPQVSGIILKRNFVEGSDIVAGNSLYQIDPAPYQAAWNSAQGALAKAQAAANIAHLTVKRYLPLLGTKYISHQEYDQAVATAQQADAEVTAAKAEVENARINLAYTKVSSPIDGRIGKSNVTEGALVTNGQASSMATVQQLDPIYVDVTQSSNDFMQLKQSVEQGSLKKANGKTAVQLMMEDGQPYPLSGELEFSDVTVDQSTGSITLRAVFPNPQHQLLPGMYVRAKIDEGIQPQAILVPQQGVTRNPRGDATVMLVGQDNKAEVREVMAPQAIGDQWLITKGVKPGDKVIVSGLQRVRPGVAVQVVPDSAPVQKH, from the coding sequence ATGAAGAAATATGGCGAGTTCATCATCCTGCCTTCTGTGCTTTTGATCGCGGCGGGAGTATTAACGGGTTGTAATGATAAAGGCGACGAAAAGGCACAGTTGCCTACGCCGCAAGTCAATGTGTATACCGTTAAAGCAGCCCCGCTGGCTGTGACAACTGAACTTCCCGGACGTACTGACGCCTTTCGTGTAGCGGAAGTTCGCCCGCAGGTGAGCGGTATTATCCTGAAACGTAATTTCGTCGAAGGGAGTGATATCGTTGCGGGAAATTCTCTCTATCAAATCGATCCAGCCCCTTACCAGGCCGCATGGAATAGTGCGCAAGGCGCGCTTGCCAAGGCGCAGGCAGCAGCGAATATCGCGCATCTGACCGTTAAACGTTACCTGCCATTGCTGGGGACAAAATATATCAGTCATCAGGAATATGATCAGGCCGTCGCCACCGCTCAGCAGGCAGATGCAGAAGTCACGGCGGCGAAGGCGGAGGTGGAAAATGCGCGCATTAACCTCGCTTACACCAAAGTCAGTTCGCCGATTGATGGGCGCATCGGCAAATCCAATGTTACCGAAGGGGCGCTGGTCACTAACGGCCAGGCGTCATCTATGGCAACCGTGCAGCAGCTCGACCCGATCTATGTGGATGTCACCCAATCGAGCAATGATTTTATGCAGTTGAAACAGTCGGTTGAGCAGGGCAGCCTGAAAAAAGCAAACGGCAAAACTGCGGTACAACTGATGATGGAAGATGGTCAGCCGTATCCGTTAAGCGGCGAGCTGGAGTTTTCAGATGTGACCGTTGATCAAAGCACCGGCTCCATTACTTTACGTGCCGTGTTCCCAAACCCACAGCATCAGTTACTGCCTGGTATGTATGTGCGGGCAAAAATTGATGAAGGCATTCAGCCGCAGGCGATTTTAGTGCCGCAACAGGGGGTAACGCGTAACCCACGCGGTGATGCCACTGTGATGCTGGTAGGTCAGGACAATAAAGCAGAAGTCCGTGAAGTCATGGCCCCGCAGGCAATTGGCGATCAATGGCTGATTACGAAAGGCGTTAAGCCCGGCGATAAAGTGATCGTCAGCGGGCTGCAACGCGTTCGCCCTGGTGTTGCAGTGCAGGTCGTGCCGGATAGCGCTCCTGTGCAAAAACACTAA
- a CDS encoding efflux RND transporter permease subunit: MAKFFIERPIFAWVLAIILMLAGVLSIINLPVAQYPTIAPPAVAINATYPGADASTVQDTVTQVIEQNMNGLDNLMYMSSTSDASGSVTVTLTFKSGTDPDIAQVQVQNKLQLAMPLLPQEVQQQGISVKKSSSSFLMVAGFISQDGSMSQDDIADYISSNIKDPISRTAGVGDVQLFGAQYAMRIWLDPNQLNKYQLTTLDVINQIRTQNAQVAAGQLGGTPAMPGQQLNASIIAQTRLRDPEQFGHVLLKVQPDGSKVELRDVGRIELGGENYNVIARYNGKPAAGLGIKLATGANALDTAKAVQTQMAHLQPYFPHGLSVVYTYDTTPFVKISIREVFKTLLEAIVLVFLVMYLFLQNIRATLIPTIAVPVVLLGTFSVLAAFGYSINTLTMFGMVLAIGLLVDDAIVVVENVERVMVEEGLPPKEATQKSMGQIQGALVGIAMVLSAVFIPMAFFGGSTGIIYRQFSITIVSAMALSVLVALILTPALCATLLKPVAKGSHGKTTGLFGWFNARFEQSTHHYTDSVKQILRRTGRYMALYVLIVAGMAALFLHLPTSFLPEEDQGVFLTMVTLPAGATQARTEKIMDQITHYYLTKESANVESVFTVNGFSFSGKGQNNGLAFVRLKDWDKRPGKENEVTAIVGRATRAFSQIHDGMVFAFNLPAITELGTATGFDFELIDQASLGHNALTQARNQLLGMISKHPDMLVRVRPNGLEDTPQFKLEIDQEKAQALGVSISDINQTIATGLGSTYVNDFIDHGRVKKVYLQGRPSSRMLPQDINSWYVRGSSGQMVPFSAFASAHWIYGSPRLERYNGLPSMEILGEATPGKSTGEAMLLMEDLAAKLPTGIGFDWTGMSYQERLSGNQAPALYAISLLVVFLCLAALYESWSIPFSVMLVVPLGVVGALLAATLRGMNNDVYFQVGLLTTIGLSAKNAILIVEFAKDLMDKEGKGLIEATLDAVRMRLRPILMTSLAFILGVLPLVISSGAGSGAQNAVGTGVMGGMVSATLLAVFFVPVFFVVISRRFGKAK, from the coding sequence ATGGCTAAGTTTTTTATCGAGCGCCCCATATTTGCCTGGGTGCTGGCGATCATTTTGATGCTGGCCGGTGTGCTGTCCATTATCAATTTGCCGGTGGCGCAGTACCCGACAATAGCCCCTCCTGCGGTGGCTATTAACGCAACTTATCCAGGCGCTGATGCCAGTACCGTTCAGGATACGGTGACGCAAGTCATTGAACAGAATATGAACGGCCTGGACAACCTGATGTACATGTCTTCCACAAGCGATGCCTCGGGCAGCGTGACCGTGACGCTGACGTTTAAATCAGGTACCGACCCGGATATTGCTCAGGTTCAGGTGCAAAATAAACTGCAACTCGCCATGCCTTTATTGCCGCAAGAAGTGCAGCAGCAGGGGATAAGCGTTAAGAAATCTTCCAGTAGTTTCCTGATGGTGGCTGGTTTTATCTCTCAAGACGGCAGCATGAGTCAGGATGATATTGCAGACTATATTTCCTCGAATATTAAAGATCCCATTAGTCGTACGGCAGGGGTCGGTGATGTGCAGTTATTCGGCGCGCAGTATGCGATGCGTATCTGGCTCGACCCCAACCAACTCAATAAATATCAGCTCACTACACTTGATGTGATCAACCAGATTAGAACCCAGAATGCGCAGGTAGCCGCCGGGCAACTGGGGGGAACGCCTGCTATGCCGGGCCAACAGCTCAACGCATCTATTATTGCCCAGACGCGTTTACGCGATCCGGAGCAATTTGGGCATGTCCTGCTGAAGGTGCAGCCAGACGGTTCCAAAGTTGAATTGCGCGATGTCGGGCGCATTGAGTTGGGGGGGGAAAACTACAACGTTATTGCCCGTTACAACGGAAAACCCGCCGCTGGTCTGGGAATTAAACTTGCCACCGGCGCGAACGCGCTCGATACCGCCAAAGCGGTGCAGACACAAATGGCCCACTTACAGCCCTATTTCCCGCACGGGTTGAGCGTCGTCTACACCTACGATACGACACCGTTTGTCAAAATCTCTATTCGCGAAGTATTCAAAACGCTGCTCGAAGCCATCGTGCTGGTGTTCCTGGTGATGTATCTGTTTTTACAGAACATCCGCGCCACGCTGATCCCTACTATAGCCGTGCCGGTTGTGCTGCTGGGCACTTTCTCAGTTCTTGCGGCGTTCGGTTACTCCATCAATACCTTAACGATGTTCGGCATGGTGCTGGCGATAGGTTTGCTGGTGGATGACGCCATTGTGGTGGTGGAAAACGTTGAACGCGTGATGGTGGAAGAGGGCTTGCCTCCGAAAGAGGCCACCCAAAAATCGATGGGGCAAATACAGGGCGCGCTGGTAGGGATTGCGATGGTGCTGTCGGCGGTATTCATTCCGATGGCATTTTTTGGCGGTTCGACCGGCATTATCTACCGCCAGTTCTCAATCACCATTGTTTCGGCGATGGCGCTGTCCGTATTGGTTGCGCTGATTTTAACCCCCGCGCTGTGCGCCACATTGCTTAAACCGGTTGCTAAAGGCAGCCACGGTAAAACCACCGGTTTGTTTGGCTGGTTTAACGCCCGCTTTGAGCAAAGCACCCATCATTACACCGACAGCGTGAAGCAGATATTGCGCCGAACCGGCCGCTACATGGCGCTTTATGTGCTGATCGTGGCGGGAATGGCGGCGCTGTTCCTTCATTTACCGACCTCATTTTTACCCGAAGAAGATCAGGGTGTTTTCCTCACCATGGTGACGTTACCTGCAGGAGCCACGCAGGCCAGAACCGAGAAAATCATGGATCAGATAACCCATTACTATCTGACCAAAGAGTCCGCCAATGTCGAATCAGTATTTACCGTTAACGGCTTTAGCTTCAGCGGTAAAGGCCAGAATAACGGCCTGGCCTTTGTGCGACTAAAAGACTGGGATAAGCGCCCGGGCAAAGAAAATGAAGTGACCGCCATCGTGGGGCGAGCAACGCGGGCGTTTAGCCAGATTCACGACGGAATGGTTTTCGCCTTTAACTTACCGGCTATCACCGAGCTGGGCACCGCCACCGGTTTTGACTTTGAATTAATCGACCAGGCAAGCCTCGGGCATAACGCCCTCACGCAGGCGCGCAACCAACTGCTGGGCATGATTTCGAAGCATCCGGATATGTTAGTACGCGTGCGCCCGAACGGCCTGGAAGATACGCCGCAGTTTAAGCTGGAAATCGATCAGGAGAAGGCGCAGGCGCTGGGCGTCAGTATTTCTGATATTAACCAGACGATTGCCACCGGTCTGGGCAGTACTTACGTGAATGACTTTATCGACCATGGTCGTGTGAAAAAGGTTTACCTCCAGGGGCGGCCATCGAGCCGCATGCTGCCGCAAGACATCAATAGCTGGTATGTGCGCGGCAGCAGCGGGCAAATGGTGCCTTTTTCCGCTTTTGCCAGCGCGCACTGGATTTACGGCTCGCCGCGCCTTGAACGTTACAATGGCCTGCCTTCCATGGAAATTCTTGGGGAAGCGACGCCGGGCAAAAGTACCGGCGAAGCGATGTTACTGATGGAAGATTTGGCGGCGAAATTACCGACCGGTATCGGCTTTGACTGGACCGGCATGTCGTATCAGGAACGGTTGTCCGGCAACCAGGCCCCGGCGCTGTACGCCATCTCTTTATTGGTCGTCTTTTTATGTCTGGCCGCACTCTATGAGAGCTGGTCCATTCCCTTCTCCGTCATGCTGGTGGTGCCGCTTGGGGTCGTGGGGGCGCTGCTTGCCGCCACGCTACGCGGGATGAATAACGACGTCTATTTCCAGGTCGGGCTCCTGACCACCATCGGCTTGTCGGCCAAAAACGCCATTCTTATCGTCGAGTTTGCAAAAGACCTGATGGATAAAGAAGGCAAAGGGCTTATTGAGGCAACGCTCGACGCGGTGCGGATGCGCCTGCGCCCGATTCTCATGACTTCGCTGGCCTTTATTCTCGGCGTACTGCCGCTGGTTATCAGCAGCGGGGCGGGGAGTGGTGCGCAAAACGCCGTGGGTACCGGGGTGATGGGGGGAATGGTTTCCGCCACGCTGCTGGCAGTCTTTTTTGTCCCGGTCTTCTTTGTGGTGATAAGCCGCCGTTTTGGTAAAGCCAAATAA
- the envR gene encoding acrEF/envCD operon transcriptional regulator produces the protein MARKTKADALKTRQHLIDVAITLFAKKGVSTTTLADIADAAGMTRGAIYWHFDSKISLFNEIWNIQPCISQEIRRKLKPKFQDDDLQLLREVTIETLKVISTDRRQHELLQILYHSCEFTGEMYSEREIRERYWFNRERVKKILRNCISKGQIPVNTNIELTITLIQGYFSGIIKNWLMQPENLNLYEQAPDVVDNLLVMLKKSS, from the coding sequence ATGGCAAGAAAAACAAAAGCAGATGCGCTAAAAACGCGTCAGCATCTGATTGATGTTGCTATCACACTATTTGCTAAAAAAGGCGTCTCAACCACCACTCTTGCGGATATTGCAGACGCGGCGGGCATGACTCGCGGTGCTATCTACTGGCATTTTGATAGCAAAATTTCTCTTTTCAATGAAATATGGAATATTCAGCCCTGCATCTCTCAGGAAATAAGAAGAAAACTGAAACCTAAATTTCAGGATGATGATTTACAGTTATTACGAGAGGTAACCATTGAAACATTAAAAGTTATCTCCACAGACCGCCGCCAGCATGAGTTATTACAAATTCTTTACCATTCATGCGAATTTACAGGTGAAATGTATTCTGAGAGAGAAATTAGAGAACGATATTGGTTTAATCGCGAGAGAGTGAAAAAAATATTGCGGAATTGTATTTCGAAAGGGCAGATTCCGGTTAATACCAATATTGAACTGACTATAACCCTTATCCAGGGTTACTTCAGCGGTATCATCAAGAACTGGTTGATGCAGCCGGAAAATTTAAATCTTTATGAGCAGGCACCCGACGTGGTCGATAACCTGCTGGTGATGCTGAAAAAATCTTCATGA
- the chbG gene encoding chitin disaccharide deacetylase has protein sequence MDKLLIVNADDFGLCKAQNYGIIEAFTHGVVTSTTAMVNAAGIKHAVELSAKHPGLGVGMHFVLTLGRPLSAMPGLVDEKGELGKWIWQRAEENALPLSEIEHELECQFARFIELFGRAPTHIDSHHHVHMIPQIYPIVAAFAKEKGIPVRFDYDAARACGIELHDVKTTQGFDSGFYGDAISEALFLEILDRAMARDEQSLEIMCHPSFIDNTILASKYCYPRLAELDVLTAASLKYAIAERGYRLATFKDL, from the coding sequence TCGAGGCATTTACCCACGGCGTCGTGACATCGACTACCGCAATGGTGAATGCCGCCGGTATTAAACACGCGGTTGAACTGAGTGCAAAACATCCAGGGCTTGGGGTGGGGATGCACTTTGTGCTGACGCTGGGGCGGCCTCTGTCTGCCATGCCTGGGCTTGTGGATGAGAAGGGTGAGCTGGGCAAATGGATTTGGCAGCGAGCAGAAGAGAACGCGCTGCCGCTGTCAGAGATCGAGCATGAGCTGGAATGCCAGTTCGCGCGGTTTATCGAATTGTTTGGCCGTGCGCCAACGCATATTGATAGCCACCACCATGTTCATATGATTCCCCAGATTTACCCCATCGTTGCGGCCTTTGCAAAAGAGAAGGGCATACCCGTGCGTTTCGATTATGACGCGGCTCGGGCATGTGGCATTGAGCTGCACGATGTCAAAACCACTCAGGGTTTTGACAGTGGTTTTTATGGGGATGCGATATCGGAAGCGCTGTTCCTTGAGATTTTGGACCGTGCTATGGCTCGCGACGAGCAATCGTTAGAGATCATGTGCCACCCTTCCTTTATCGATAACACTATTCTGGCGAGCAAGTACTGCTACCCGCGCCTCGCGGAGCTTGATGTGTTAACGGCGGCCTCGCTGAAATATGCAATAGCCGAGCGCGGTTATCGCCTGGCAACGTTTAAAGATCTCTGA